TTCATCACGTGGTGGAATGACTACTGGATGCCTGATGAGAAAAAGAAACATAGGTATGTGATCTTGATTTGCAGTAAACATAGTCCTATCTAAGCTCATATCATCTGTCGTTTTGTAAATGAATACGAATTAAAAGTAGGGAACTTTTGAAAGACTATGATGACTTAAACGGCTGTATCCTAGATCAAACATCAGCTATGGAGCTTATTTTACTCCAGGCGCCCCACTGGCTCAAGGGAattaagttcttttttttttttttttcacatatatGGACCATTATGATGTTTAACTTGCATTGCACTTAACATCCCTTGCAGCTGCTCTCTGGGAATATTCATGTCAACCTTATTCTACATTGGTTCAGTTTGCGGGATTGTTTTGATGTTTGTGCTCTATGCCTCAAAGGCATCCTGCACTCTCAACATATTCTTCATCTCCTGGACAGGAATTTTGCTAGCCGTAATGATGATTATATCCTTGCATTCTAAGGTAAGTTCCAAGAGAATGCATTTCCAAGTATTGTAACTTCATCGATATACAAAGCTTCCACTAATAATGAAGTTACTTCATTGAAAGATTATTTGACTTGTACATGCCCAAATTTAAGTTACAGCCCATACATTGCATGTAATCTGTCTGCCAACTATAGAACAAAAGTGCAGATTCTCTTATATGCTCTCACTTCAAAGTTACACCATGTTTGCAGTCcaaaatatatatgtgtgtgtgtgtgtgtgtacttCATTTATGATGTTGATGTGCCATACTTACATCTAATTCATGGTTATTTCCATGCTTAGGACAGGTGAATAGAGGTCTTTTGTCTTCAGGGATTATGGCTTCTTatattgttttcctttgttggagTGCTATCAGAAGGTGAGAGTTTTCATGCATGAAAGTAATCAGAAAATTATACAGATAGAACAAGCATTTTGTCAAGAAGTTCTGAGTTTCAGATTCTTTGCTGGAGAATTCTACATGTGCATTGCTAATATATTAAGCTCATTATAGGTTGTCCGGCCTAATATTTCCGTCTTAAATCTTAACGTGTAGGCATTTCGTCATTTTTTCAATTCTGCTGGATTAGCATAGTGGATAAAGAGAGAGTATTGCTAGTTagaaattgatgattttgaacaagatctaattctatatatataaaaataacCCTTTTCTCACCAGCAAAAGCAACCAAATATTCTGAATAAGCATCGATTATTTTCTGTTTCAGTTGAAAGATTTTGGTTAGAATTTCCTATGTTCACTTTTATCAAGTCTCCCTTCAAACTTTGATAGTAGCTTTGATTGATACTTGACAAATCACTATATTCATTCCAGCTCAAACATTTACAGTTACTTCAGCCTTATAATGTGGATTAAGAAAATCTTCAAATTTTTTGACATTTTGTTTTAAACTAACTTAATGCTTTCTGCTTTTGCCTATATGTTTTCCAGTGAACCAGCTACTGCTAAATGTAGCCCTCAGACCCAAGATAGCGGACATGGAGGTTGGACAACTGTAATTGTAAGAGAAAACATCCTTTTGATATACCTATTCCCCTATCAGTCGTAACTGCCAAAAATGGAGAGCTAAGAAAACTTTCCTACTTTGCATTAAACTATTCAACTGAAGTGCACATCTCCATTCTGTTGCTTCCAGGGCTTTTTTATAGCTGTTTGTGCAATTGTCATGGCAACTTTTTCCACTGGAATTGATTCACAAACCTTTCAggtgaactgaggttctttaTCAATGAAACCACAGATGCAGTCATTCTGTTGCACCAGAAGCGCACTTTATTCTGATAATATCAGGCATCGTTTAGCAGATAATTTCTTCATCTTCCGGAGggattattgattttgctttcattgTCTTCCAGTTTCGTAAAGACGACATTCAATCGGAGGATGATATCCCATATAAGTATGGCTTTTTCCACTTGGTGTTCTCCCTGGGGGCCATGTACTTTGCAATGCTATTCATCAGTTGGAATCTAGATAGCTTGacaaaaaggtaacaactaTGCTCTCAATGCTCCATAGACCTCTTTTCCTGCTCAAGTTTGATCTACTTTCCTCATGAATCAATCTCAAACAACAGATGGTGCATTGATGTTGGCTGGGCTAGTACATGGGTGAAGATCATCAATGAATGGTTTGCGGCCACAATATACTGTGAGTTAATTTAACTGTTATCCCTAACTCTCGAATTCCTTCTGTGATCAAAGCTTCTGTTTCAGATTTACTTTGTGTATGCATCTAGCCATTGTTGGAGTTCCACAGCTGATTGTCATGGTCATGGCCTTTGCAAAGCTTCTCTTTACCTTTTCCCAGTTCCAAGCCACATAAAGAGTACACCATAAGAGTACCCCATAATCTGTACAGGTTTCCAACAGGAGGAATGACAGATTTGCATgccatcataaaattgaaaatcagCAGAGTCTAGATTTTGGAGATAAACAATCTGAGTCTTGTCATGCTAGGCAATTCTTGCTGTTTGTAATACTGTTTACATTTTTCATTGCAGTGTGGAAATTGATTTCCCCTGTAGTGAGACAGAACAAAGTTATGCACCACGAAGAGCCTGTGCAGGGAGTATAAAATCTAGCTTCAGGATTTTGGATTTTGTTCTTCCACGAATGTATAAATCGAGCACAAGTTCTTTTTTTTGGCAGATTtgtatctctattttttttcttcatttgttgTGGCAATCAAATTGTGTGTCAGAGTACAAAATAAAGATAACCCCTGAAAAACAATAAGTAGTATTTAATGTCCCTACTAAGCAAATAAAGCACATGCTTCGTCCACGCCTTTCATCAATCTTTACTCGTTTAAGTAGAAGGCGCGAAATATAACACAACATTGCTCAATAAAATGACActcattaaaaaatgtaataatcatttcatttattttgagTTTCAGATTCTCAAATTGCCAAtaagtttttgtttttggattaTATCTCATGTCATCTCAGCAGCAATCACTTTATAgttattatcattttcattGTTTCCATCTTTTCAAGATCCTCAAAAACcattttgcattcttgcacttAACTTAATTgcagtgaattttttttttttttggtacaaggAGCTAATCATAATCTGTAAAGTGaacaaatcaaaatcaagacCATTAAACGCAATGGAAATACTAGGAGATTAATTATCCAAGCACATAATTAATTTTCTCgccccaaatttttttttaaagaagtaAGTACTTACTATGTATTTTTGCAACtcaaaaactgaaaaaattaGTTTCTTAAAATGTTaatcaccaaaaaaaataagatgTTTTCTTTGTCATTAGCTTTTTGGCCTCATCTTCATGATTGAATTGTGAAGCAAGTATTTTACAATAATATGACATTGTCGAAACAAATACTGAGAATTTAAGAAAAACGAAGCTGTATCAATCTAACATTTATTCTCTGTATCATAATTTGGTAATCCCCCTCTTGGCCTTTGCCCTCCTCTTCTGTAGTTTTTTTCTGTTAAATTTCTGTACGAGTTATCATTCATAAATAGGCCAAATAAATTAGCAAATTCAAGAATGAAAATGGGGGCTGGAAGAGATTGGATGGAATGAGGGACAAGAATTTAATACACCTGAAAATGGAAGAAGGTGCCAATCTTGCCTCCTGCGAATTCACCAATCTTGCATACTACATTGATACCTGTTTTGGtcaattggaatgagaagaagGAAAGAAGGTGCCATCAAGTTCTGTAAGAAGTTTGGAGATATGAAATCACAGATGCCATCCAGAAATACTATACAAATATTACACCACTAGACTGTTACATTTGTTTCCAAGTTCTTCACTCAGACAGAGAGGTAACATCACAGAGCAATATTTCTTTGATAATGCAACTGAGGCCTTGCTTTGATCAAGATTTGACATTTCAATTTTAAGGTCTGAAGATTGTCGATGCATCACAAAAATATGCCCTGAAGACAATTAgttaaacaaaaaaggaaaaattgggatgctatttctaataattaatttttttgatttgaaagtaaGAAAATGTTTCATAATAtgggaagggaaaaaaaatcatcaagttCATTTGTACGTGTCCATTACTACTAGTTACAAGCCTCACTAATTTGGCAAAACCCAAAAGGGTGTTGGATCAAATCTCTCCACACAATAAGGCACAAGTGAAGCAATGCTGTTTTCTTCTAAGCTGTATGAGCCAAAATCATGACCTCCATACAAGTAATCTTCATGCATCCGATCCCAATAATTATCAGTGTAATAAATCGAGTTCGGCATGAATTCTGGATAATCCTTAACAGAGAGTGAAATCCCATGATTTCCACCCAAAAAGATCACCTGATCCTTCAACGATGTCactttttccaatttcttttcGATCATATTTAACTTGTAAACCTGGAAGCTGAACGTTTTATAAGGAAAAAGCAGAGGGTGGCTATCTTCATCTGTCAGAAGATCTCCCTCAGGATGAAGCTGGCCTTGATCATCCACGAACTCCCCGATAAACCTCTCAATGAGCAGAAGTTCCCCCAATGATGGCACCAAGTACCATTGAGTACAGCAAATCTCTCTTGGATAACTCGAGTCTGTTGTGTAACAACATTCCAGGCATATCTTTTTGGTAGGAGAACAAGAATCAGAAATTTCCCATACCTCGATTTGCCCTTCCCTCAATGTATATAGCAGCATATCATAGCATACAACATCATCATAGCCTTCAGAATTGCTAAATCTCACCCATTCTTGGTCTCCAAAGCCACAAAAAGCAAGTTTCTCGCGGCAACCGTATATGATGATGACCTTGTAGTTCTCATCTAATGATGGATTAGCAGTTAATATTGCTTTCTGAATCATTGTGGGAGATTGAATCAAAGAAAACTTAGGCCCATAACTCTGTGTTGTTGGAATGGTGCCTTTTCCAGGGAGTGGGATGCAGGTTCTGGAGAAAACATTCAGCAAATAAAGCTCCGAACCCTTGTCTTCAGCCACCATCCAGCCATGTGAGGAACCTATAAATCGAAAACCATCAGATGCTGAAAAAACATCTTCAGGTTTTTCGAATTCCATGTTGAGATCGTAGATTGTTCCGTCTTTTATGCTGCATGCACCAAGTCTTACATGTTCAGCGTCAGTTTCTCGAGTTAAAGGACAAAGCAGAAGTGGCCCTGGTGAAGAATATCTCTCAGCCGCAGCAAACCATGAAGAACAAACTGCTTTGAAACGTATGATATCTGGGTATAACAGCTTTGAAGCTATAATTCCAAGAAGGTCTTGATTCAGCTCAGACCAATTTGGCCGTGATTTCTTGTTATTCCCAGTCATTTTTCTGCTGAATTTTTTGGAGAATAATGGAGTTTCACGAGTAGCAAAGATTTGATTGAAGAGGGACGTGCATATATGAAGCATAATAATGTAAGAGTTCTATAGTTATACGAGTTGGTCTTTCTCTAATTCGCTGAATTTTTTGGAGAATAATGGAGTCTCACGAGTAGCAATGATTTGATTGAAGAGGGACGTGTATATATGAAGTATAATAATGTAAGAGTTCTACAGGTAGACGAGTTGGTCTTTCcctaatttgctgaattttttgGAGAATAATGGAGTCTCACGAGTAGCAAAGATTTGATTGAAGAgggacatgtatatatgaagcATAATAATGTAAGAGTTCTATAGTTATACGAGTTGGTCTTTCTCTAATTCTTAAAGGAATCGAAGATGTAGGTTTGCGTTTGATGTTTCCAACAATTGTTGGGGGATCAGGATTTAGGAAATTACCACGGCGGTGGCAATTTGGAATTTCTTGTAGTTTAataaacttctccaattttgaCCTGGATTTGACTTTTCAATTggtttccaaaaatttcacccCCGTTATATGCAGATTTTAACTGCTGTAAATGATTCAGGACCTCGTCAAATTGCTACAGAGGTATTAACTCCTAAGCCAAAAAGAAGCAAGGATGGGATTTGGGGTTTTTGATCCGAAGATAGGAGATTCAATTGAAATGAAGGCGCTGTTCTTTCCCTTGTCAGAATCACGCCTTTGGATTGGAATGTTAGGGAAGTCCTTATATGTTCATTTTCTTGATCACGCCTTTATGGAGAGCATTGTTTAGGTATCTGTTGCACTTCAATTTTCACCAAAGCaaaaaataagaataacaaATACTAAACAAATTTGCCCTTGAAGGACCAAGGTTTTACCttaaccaaaattcacaaaattggaTATTGTTGCAGAGGCTTAATATGTTATTGCTGTGTTTAATACAGTTTATAAGGAGTCTTGTAGGAATTGGCTTATTACCGGATTAAGGATGTTGAATACATAAATTTCCTAAATTCAAAATCACCTACTAAAGTGCAGTCATGGGTACAATGCATGATTAGCAATGAGGGAACAATCTTTGAAGAGTAAATTCTGAAACTAAATCCACATATTCAAAAGTATAATTCATGAATTGGTCGACTTCTTCCTCTACAAAAATCCCAAGTTGCAGGGCAAATAAAATTTAAGATTAATGTTCTATACATTGACAGTGCATGCACTTTTATCATTagacacataacacataattcaaattttgcatacgTATCGTATATCcaaccgtgatagtgtatacaccatcgatatatataagatttacttatAGATTTAGTGTAAGATCTAGCCCAATTCTtgagaatgaaaaaaaaaatgcagaatttAAAAACGAGTCCTTTGAAGCTAGAACCATGACATCCGGATATGGAAGTAAAGAAACAATCATTGACAGAGGAAACATCCATCTAAATTATGATTAAAGAACCATGTAAGGACCAGAGTCcattggctttttttttttttgtcaaacattGGCTTTGGTACATCTCATAATCTCGGCAAATTTACTTCCATAAGCACTTTTCACTAAAACCATTCTAGTGTTCTGAGATCCCCCCCTTCATATTCAAGAATTCTAGTCTTCATGTGTGGTTAATAACTTGCTGCAGTGAAGAGGTCACAACTCTATTTTGTTCCACCCTCAGAAACTAGTTTAACTTGATTGAGGTCAAAACGGATTGGTTTGTACTAATGGGATAATACCTAATCGATCTCTAGAGAAGAGAATATAAACAGAAGTACAAAACTAAAACAGATATTGTGGAAAGATCTTGTGACAAATTCATAAGGGACTTAAATTCCCAAATTTGTATTCTattctcctttttccttttttccctctttCCTCTCCAACTTTAAGCAACAGCTCTAACTTCATTCTGGAATCTAGCAAGAATTCCAACACCTGCACAACAGACAAGCAAACAAACAGTTTTTACCTGTAATGAACACAGCAACCTTTTCAGGGAAATGTGTAAAAGAAGTATTGGATTTATTatcatttgatcattttacctgattattttgaaaaatcaaaatttttaatggtCTCTTTTAACATTGTATTCCGATTATAAACTGGCATTATTCTCTATAATTAGTTTTTATAATCAAATTTTGGATAATTTAAAACAAACGAGAACCAAGCCATTCTcaaatcttcttcttctttttttccccgaAAATAGTGACAATCCAAATGGAACCTTTTATATTACAGTTTACCGCAAAGAAAAGATCAGGAGGCAATAATCTGGTATAGCCAAAAAATTGATTGAACTAAGTGTATAGCTTTTGAATTATTTACCAAAGTGGATAAACTCAACAAGGGCCTTATTCACTCGGATGTAACAAAATCATATCTCTAAACAAAGCCCTCAAATTTCCAAAAAGAAACACAGGAAATGCAATATTCCTCCCTCTGTGGATGGCCTGGGGAGAAGTGGAAGCGTTCTAGTTTAAGATATTCCAATCTCCAACAActtcaccatttttttcctcttttttatgCTAAACAACAACtgcaccatttttctcttctttatgATGCCAAACAACAACTTCACTATCATTTCCAGCCAAATAACAACTCCACGAAATGCTCTAACATTCTCTGATCACTATATATACAGGAGACCAAAAACAATTGTGCATCCTGAATTTAGAAAaacattttcttcttcattataCATCAGAAAATCCCTTGAAATCCAAGGTTGAAATCCATAATTCTCAACATGTTCAAGCAATCTTCAATATCCATTTTCCTTGCAATGGTATTTGCAGCCATACATGCTATTGTAGATGCAGTTGATCCTGCACCAGTAGGAGAGCCAATTCTCGAGTTATACATGCATGACATTCTTGGAGGCAGCAATCCCACAGCCAGACCCATCACTGGCTTGCTAGGCAACATATACAGTGGCCAAGTGCCTTTCGCAAGGCCTCTAGGTTTCGTTCCCCCTCAGAATGGTGTTGTCATCCCCAACGCCAATGGCGCAATCCCAACCGTCAACATCAATGGCATTCCCTTGGGTACTGGCTTAGCAGGTACAGCTTTTACTGGTCAAAACAATGTCAATAACAATGGTAATCCAATCACTACCCAACTTGGACCTGATGGCCTGGGACTCGGCTTTGGAACAATAACTGTGATTGATGATATTTTAACCTCTTCACCTGAGTTTGGCACCCAGCCATTGGGGCAAGCCCAGGGAGTGTATGTTGCAAGCTCTGCTGATGGGAGTACACAGATGATGGCATTCACAGCTATGATGGAAGGAGGGGAAT
This Coffea arabica cultivar ET-39 chromosome 3e, Coffea Arabica ET-39 HiFi, whole genome shotgun sequence DNA region includes the following protein-coding sequences:
- the LOC113737167 gene encoding uncharacterized protein, coding for MVESAAPDEATMVEVKLSDNVAIHPAEKRGQLEQKSNESLVKKKKSLRARYAYGMIFLIINLTAWFFRDYGEKILPLLHYSKACRVGQTGCFHTLGVLRVSLGCFIFFFGMFLTTCNTKKLHQARNQWHSGWWALKFVILIISLVIPFFVPSDYIQVYGEIARIGAGIFLLLQLVSVIEFITWWNDYWMPDEKKKHSCSLGIFMSTLFYIGSVCGIVLMFVLYASKASCTLNIFFISWTGILLAVMMIISLHSKVNRGLLSSGIMASYIVFLCWSAIRSEPATAKCSPQTQDSGHGGWTTVIGFFIAVCAIVMATFSTGIDSQTFQFRKDDIQSEDDIPYKYGFFHLVFSLGAMYFAMLFISWNLDSLTKRWCIDVGWASTWVKIINEWFAATIYLWKLISPVVRQNKVMHHEEPVQGV
- the LOC113737969 gene encoding F-box protein At2g05970-like; this encodes MTGNNKKSRPNWSELNQDLLGIIASKLLYPDIIRFKAVCSSWFAAAERYSSPGPLLLCPLTRETDAEHVRLGACSIKDGTIYDLNMEFEKPEDVFSASDGFRFIGSSHGWMVAEDKGSELYLLNVFSRTCIPLPGKGTIPTTQSYGPKFSLIQSPTMIQKAILTANPSLDENYKVIIIYGCREKLAFCGFGDQEWVRFSNSEGYDDVVCYDMLLYTLREGQIEVWEISDSCSPTKKICLECCYTTDSSYPREICCTQWYLVPSLGELLLIERFIGEFVDDQGQLHPEGDLLTDEDSHPLLFPYKTFSFQVYKLNMIEKKLEKVTSLKDQVIFLGGNHGISLSVKDYPEFMPNSIYYTDNYWDRMHEDYLYGGHDFGSYSLEENSIASLVPYCVERFDPTPFWVLPN
- the LOC113736263 gene encoding dirigent protein 18 — protein: MFKQSSISIFLAMVFAAIHAIVDAVDPAPVGEPILELYMHDILGGSNPTARPITGLLGNIYSGQVPFARPLGFVPPQNGVVIPNANGAIPTVNINGIPLGTGLAGTAFTGQNNVNNNGNPITTQLGPDGLGLGFGTITVIDDILTSSPEFGTQPLGQAQGVYVASSADGSTQMMAFTAMMEGGEYGDSLNFFGVYKIGSTMSRLSVTGGTGNFKNACGFAEVRSLIPSGQHVIDGAETLLRLTVHLTY